The Solicola gregarius DNA window CCCTCGAGCTCGACCTCGAGGCCGGGGACTGCCAGCCGCGTCACCCCGAGCATCGTGGTGCTCGGTGCCACCCCGGCGGCGCCCAACCGTGACGCCAGCACGCCGTAGTGCTCGAAGAGCCGGTCGACGTCGGTCGTGAAGACATTGAGCCGGACGAGGTTCGCGAGGGACATGTCCGCCTCGCCGAGCACGGCCTCCAGGTTGTCGAGGCTAAGTGCCAACTGGGCCGCCAGGTCGCCGGCATGCTGGGGCGTACCGGCACCGCTCATCGCTGTCTGCCCGGAGCAATACAGGGTTCGGGTGTGCCCGGAGACGATCTCACCCTGGTTGTACCCCAGCTCCACCGACCACGTCCACGGATTGACCGCCGTCCGCTCCATTGTCACATCAGCCCCATTCGATTCGTCGACAGTACGTACGTCCCGCGGCTCGGCAGCCACTATCTTTGACGTCGTGATGACCAGCCTCCCAACGAATCACGACATCCTGTGTCGGGTATTCCGGTAGAGGTTTCGGATGCGCGCCGACCGGCTGGTTTCGCTGGTGCTACTCCTGCGCCGGCGCGGTCGTCTGTCCGCGGGCACGTTGGCCCGCGAGCTGGAGGTGTCCACCCGCACCGTCCTGCGCGACATCGAAGCGCTGTCGTCCGCCGGCGTCCCGGTGTACGCCGAGCGCGGCCGGCACGGCGGGTTCGAGCTGTTGCCCGGCTTCCAGACCGAGCTGACCGGCCTGAACCACGACGAGGCGCTCGCCCTCGTGGTTGCCGGATCACGACGAGGCGCTCAGGCATTCGGTCTCGGCTCGGCGCTCGCCTCGGCCATGCGCAAGGTTGTCGACGCGCTACCCGAGGGCTATCGGGCCACCGCGACCGGCGCGGCCGAGCGACTGCTGATCGACCCGGATACCGACCTCCTGTCGCGCCGGCTGGTCGCGGAGGAGGTACCCGACGCCGTCGTGACCGAGATCCGTCGCCGGACACAAGCTGCGCATCCATTACGCGGCCGCGGGGCAGCGCCCGAAGTGGCGCACGGTGGACCCGATCGGCCTGGTGACGGTTCGCAACCAGGGCTACTTGTTGGCCACGAGGTCGGGCGCGGACCGCACGTACAGGCTGTCCCGAGTCCTGGCCGCCGAGGAGCTCCCCGAGCTCGCACAGCGACCAGACCGGGTCAACCTGGACCGCGCCTGGCAAGAACGCAGTGCGAACTTTCGTACCGGCGGCGACCAGGTCACCGTGGAGGTACGCGTGGACCCGGCACGGCGGGACGAGCTGGTTGGTACCGCCCTGGCAGTGTGCGCCGAAGAAACCCATACGGCTGGCTGGCTGCGGCTGGAGCTGACCTTCCAGGACTCACGACACGCCGAGTGGGCGCTATGGCACCTCGCCACGAATGCCGAGGCCCTGGCCCCGCAGTGGTTACGCGACTCGCTGCACGATCGCGCAGCCGCGATCGCCATCTCCTATGGAGCATCATCCTGAGCGTTGTCGGACCTCCCTCGACAACGATCAGTGAGCCGAGCGCTCGCGCCTGCCCAATACCTCCACCACGACCGGAGCGGCGAGCTCCACGGCGAGCAGCAGGTCGTGGAAGCGGTGCGGCCTACCCAAGGTGGCGCGCGTCGCGACGCGTCCGAGGCCCCCGACGGCCATGAGACCGGCGAGGACCCGCATCCGTCCCAGGTCCGGCTCGCTGTCCGCCGCGGCGTCGAGCCAGGCCAAGCCGTACCCGGCGAAGACGGGACCCATGAAGCGAACGTGTGAGTCCACCGTCGCGTCGCCGGTCATGCCGGGCTCCCCGCGCACCCCGCCGACGAGCTGGATGCCCCCGATCGCCATGCAGGTCCATCCGGTCACTCGGCCAAGGGTGCTCAGCGCCGTCATGGGGCCATCTTGGCAGGTCTCGCCCCGTTGATGGCAACCTCCCGACGTCCTCGCCATCCCCGGTTGTCGGTGAGCACGACCTCGTCAGGGTGGCTGCCCCGTCAATCGGACCGGGTGCGGAGGCTCCGCGTCAGGGTGGGGATCATCACCGTCGCAGCAACGAGGTGGAGGCCGAGGAGGGCGGTGATGGTGGCGGTGTCTGCCTCGGAGAGGACCGGCGGCACGAACGAGATCGCGGTCAGCGCCACTGCCGTCCACACGAATCGCTCGGCGGGGCGAGCGCTCCAACGAAGAATACCGGTGGCAATGACCACGCCCACGAGAGAGAAGGCGCCGGTCACCACGGCGAACCCGGACAACGGGATCGTCTCGCCACCGTGGGGGATCTCGAAGCCGACGCCGACGGCTTGGGCAACCGCAGCGGCCAGGGTGGTGGCTGCGGGTTCCGCAATCCGCGGACGCGGGTACCGCGGGGCCAGAACCCGGCCCCGCGTCCGCACCGTGACTACTCGGTGTCGTCCGCCGGCAGACGCTCCGGCAGCCCGAGCCGCGGGAACTGGTCGTCGTGGAACGTGACGATCTCGGTGATCGCTCCGCCGGTGATGCGCAGGACATCGATGGTGAGCGGCAGGTAGGCGCCTTCCGGCTTCCGCCACATGTAGAACGCGACGGCGGGCTGCCGGTTCACGGCGGTGGGGACGGCGCGCAGGTGCAACATGTCCTCGAAGCCGCTCTCGACCCAGTCGTTCACCACTGCGTCGCGGCCGACGTACAGGCCCGGCGTGGGCGGCATCGAGCAGCGGACGTCGTCGCGCAACAGTGCGGCGAGCCCGTCGATGTCCGTGGCGAGGCTGGCGTCGGTGTACCGGCGCACCAGCTCGCGCGTACCGGTGTCCTCCTCGCCGCCGGTCCAGTCCTGCCGTTCGGCGGGCAGGTGCTCCCGCACGCCGGCGCGGGCCCGCTGCAGCGCACTGTTCACGGAGTTGACCGAGTCACCGAGGAACTCCGCGACGTCCTTCGCCGGCCAGCCGACCACGTCCCGCAGGATCAGCACGGCCCGCGGGCGCGGTGCGAGGTGCTGCACCGCGATGAGGTACGCCAGCTCGACCGTCTCCCGCGCGATAGCGACGGCCTCGGGTTCGTCCGCGACGTCCGCGGCCAGCTCGTCGAGCAGCGGGTCCGGGTAGGGCTGCAGCCACCGGACCTCGCCGCCGGTCGCGGGCTCCGGGCGGCGCTTGGCGAGCAGGTCCAGGCAGGCGTTGGTGGCGATCCGGTAAAGCCAGGCCCGAAACGTCGACCGACCCTCGAAGGTCTCCCGCCGCCGCCAGGCGCGGAGGAACGTCTCCTGCACGGTGTCCTCAGCGTCCTGGAACGACCCGAGCATCCGGTAGCAGTGCACGTGCAGCTCTCGCCTGTGCCGCTCCGCCAGCCCCGAGAACGCCGACTCGTCGACCTTGCCCAGATCGCTCACGCCGAGCTCCTCCCGCCGCGTGTCTGCACTCATCAGATCATCCTTCCGTCTCGTCGTGTCCCGTCGTACGTGTGACGGCTACGGGCGCGACAACTCATCACTCGGGTCCGTCGGCGTTGCCGATCGAGGGACGAACCCGCGCCGCCAGGCCCGTCTGCGCGCAGAAGGGGACGGTTCAGTCGCCGTCCACGTCAACGTTCGGAGGGGATCAGTCGAGCCGGTAGACGTGTTCAACGACATCCGCGGCAGGGCCGTCGGCCCACGACGTCTCTTCACCGATCTTCACGAAGCCGTTCCGTTCGAGCACCCTGCGCGATCCAATGTTGTGCTCCGCAGCACGTGCGTACAACGGCTTTCGGGGCTCGCCCAGGATGCAGAGTCGCAGGGCTTCGGAGGCGATGCCGCGCCCCCATCGCGAAGGATCGACCCAGTAGGTCACCTCACGGTCACCCGCCATGGTGAAGCTCGCGATCATGCCGACAAGCGCGCCGTCCTCGTCGATAGCCCGCGTCGTGTTCTCCGGGTTGGACCGCACGTGCTGGTAGTGAGCGTCGAACGCCGCCCGGTCCGTGGGGTCGGGACGGGTGAAGGCCGCCATGCTGGCCGCCGCAGGATCACTCTCCCATCGGAAGAGATCGCCGAGATCGCCGTCATTGAGCGCGCGAAGAGTGATCGTCACAACAATCGAACCTAGGGGACGGGACCGACAATCCGTGCCCACCGCAGGCGGATCGGTCGGGCCGCCGAGCGTGCTGTCGAGATGCAGCGAACATAGCTGAACGCCGCGCGTCAACTTCGATGAAACGGCGCTACTTGCACCTGAGTCGTCACGTACCTTCTCCCACCGCGACCTACCCAGCGCGCTGCGAAGAGTGGAAGCGTCACTCAACGACCTGGATCGCGATCGCTCCACTCGAGCGAGCCGACCGAGTGAGCTTCACCGTGCCCGTCTTCTCCAGCGATCCTCAGCAGTCGATACGACACCGGCGCCAGCCAGGCAAACCACACGGTGAGCCCGACACGACTCGCGAGACCGCCGCCCGAGACCTCCATCCCGGTGAGGATCGTCCCCCCCGATGATCCCCGCGACCGATGCGAACCCAGCGACCAGCGTGGGCGTACGCAGGTTCTGCCAGTGCTCGGACTTCTTGAAGGCGCGCGCCAAGGCGAACACCGCCACAAACATCGCGGGCACCGTGATGAGCGACTCGATCTGGTGCGCGGTGGCATGCCATGAGGTCCCGCCGGCGCTGCAACCGGCATCGATGGCGCGACAGTCCAGGCGGAACCACCCATCGAAGAACACGCCCACTCCCGCGACAGCAAGGGCGGTCACTCCGACCTTTCCTGCCGTCCCGGAGCTGCCCGCTCTCCAGAGACCGCAGGCGAGGGCCGCTACGAGGAGGCCCGTCAGATTCGCCCCGATCTGGTTATAGATCCAAGCCTGGTCGGCGGTGAGCGCACCGAGATCACTCACCTGGTCATCCAAGAGGCTGTAGGAATCCGGCTGGGCGACACCACCGGCGACCCACCCGACCAAGAACGTGATCGGCGCGAGCAGGCCTCCCAGCGCACACCAGCGAAGCAGCACATTCCGTCTGCGGCGATCAATGCTTGGCACCGTGTCTCCTCGATCAGTGGGAGGCGGGAGAAGGACTTGTGCGGCCACCCGCCACAAACGATCCTCTTCCCCGGGCGTCCGCTGGTATCGGGAATGACCCCGATTAGGCCCCGAAGCCGACATGAGGGGCGGGTCCGGTGGTCACCGATCTTCGGGGAGAGCGGGCGCGCGTCGAGTCGCCACACGCCGACCTCCTTGACGTCGCGGGACGCAGGCGGCGGCAGAAACGGTGGTCGGCTGCATCTCGACAAACGTCGTCAGAAGCCCTGGGTCATGTCGACGAAGCAGGAGTAGTGGCCCTGGAACGCGACGGTGACGTCGCGGATCGGGCCGGCGCGGTGCTTGGCGACGATGAAGTCGGCCTCGCCGGCGCGCTCGTGCTCCTTCTCGTACATATCCGGTCGGTGCAGCAACAGGACCATGTCGGCGTCCTGCTCGATCGAGCCGGACTCGCGGAGGTCCGAGAGCATCGGGCGCTTCTCCGTACGCTGCTCGGGGCCGCGGTTGAGCTGGCTGATCGCGACGATCGGGATCTCCAGCTCCTTGGCGAGCAGCTTGATCTGCCGGGAGAACTCCGACACCTCGACCTGACGCGACTCGACTCGTTTGCCCGAGGTCATCAGCTGCAGGTAGTCGATCACGATCAGCTTCAGGTCATGGCGCTGTTTGAGGCGGCGCGCCTTGGCGCGGATCTCCATCATCGTCATGTTCGGCGAGTCGTCGATGAACAGCGGAGCCTCGGACACCTCGCCCATCTTGCGGGCCAGCTTGCCCCAGGCGACGTCGTTCATCTTGCCCGTACGCATCTCGTGCAGCGACACCCGCGCCTCGGCCGAGAGCAGCCGCATCGTGATCTCGATGCGGCTCATCTCGAGGCTGAAGATCGCGCTCGTCAGGCCGTTCTTGATCGACGCCGCCCGACAGAGGTCGAGACCGAGCGTCGACTTGCCCGCACCGGGACGAGCGGCGACCACGATCATCTGGCCCGGATGGAGCCCGTTGGTCAGGTCATCGAGGTCAACAAACCCCGTCGGTACGCCGGCCATCGAGCCGTCGCGACTCGCGATCGCGTCGATCTCGTCGATGGCGGCGTCCATGATCGCCGAGAGCGGCGCGTAGTCCTCGCTCGTCCGCTGCTCGGTGACCTGATAGATCTCGGCCTGCGCCCGGTCGACGATGTCGTCGACGTCGCCCTGGCCGGCGTAGCCCATCTGCGCGACCTTCGTACCGGCACCGATCAGTCGCCGAAGCACCGCCTTCTCCCGCACGATGCCCGCGTAGTAACTTGCGTTGGCCGCGATCGGCACGCCCGCGACGAGGGTGTGCAGGTACGGCGCGCCGCCCACCTTGCCGAGCTCGCCCTGGCGCTGCAGCTCCGCGGAGATGGTGACGGCGTCGGCGGGCTCGCCGCGGCTGTAGAGGTCGATGACCGCGTCGAAGATGACCTCGTGCGCCGGCCGGTAGAAGTCACCACCGCGGATCGTCTCGACACAATCGGCGATCGCATCCTTACTCAACAACATCGCGCCGAGCACACTCTGCTCGGCGTTGTTGTCCTGCGGCGGAGTGCGGTCGAGCTGCGAACCGTAGCCGGCGTCGTAGTCACCGGGCGGCTCCGACAACGCCGCCTCACGACCGTGGAACTCCGCAACGCTCACCCGAGAGCCACCCTCCGCCGACACCTGTCGAATAGTTGTGCACGATCCGCCGCGACCGCCGCCGAGACGCCCGCGTGTTCGAACGATTCGAACGGTACGCACCGACACCGACAGAGTCCGTGCGTACGCGCCGTCGACCGCTCGAACCGATGCCGCCTTCCGGTAACCGCTCGGCAACAATAGGGACCCATTCGCCGACCGCATAGCCGAGTATCCACAGGGGGTGTGGACAACCGCGGGCTGGCGGTGGGAAACGCCGGTACAGCATGTGCACAGGCTGTTCATATCCCTGTGGAGAAACGTGGAAGGCGTACCTAAATATGCATCTTGACCTGCGGAAACTTCGTGCACCCGGTGTGGAGCAATGATTGTCCCGCGCGTTTCGCGCGAGCGTTTCGATGGTGAGTAAACATGTCGACAAACGGTCGGCAGAACGGCGATTCCCACCGATTTGGCGTCTGCCTGTGGATGACACCGTTGTGTGACGCATGTCTCACGCCGGACATTTACCGGTCACCCACAGTGCGCTGCCCGCCGTGCGCGGCGCGGTATGCGTGCCAACGCGCGAGTACGTCCTGCTGATCCTCTTGCATGAACTCGAAGAACAACACGCCGTCTGCCAGCCGCCGGCCACCTGGGCGATCGGCTCCCAGCACCTCGACGGCTCGGCCGAACGCGTCGGACCACCGCCCGAGGACGGGAGCCCGCTGCGCGATCATCGCGCCGAAGACATCCTCGTCGAACACGCGGTAATGGTCACGGCGATCGCCGGGCAGGCGCTGCTTCGCGAGGAGTCCGACGTTGACGAGATAGCGAACCGCACCCGAGATCGCCGCCGGGCTTACCCGAAGCCCTTCGGACAGCTCACCCGCCGTGTAGATCTCCGCGTCGTCGGCAAGGACGTACGCGAAGACCCGTGCCGGCATCCGCGGCAGCCCCGACTCCGTCATGACCATCGCGAGGTGCTCGACGACCTCGAGCAGCGTCGCGCGCTCGTCGTCTGTGAGCGCCGTCGCCGGTGGGGCATCGTCCGCCACGGTGCCTCCCTCATTTCGTGAACCAATGCGGCTCAGATCATACACTTTTGTTAGTTCACACATATGTGAAATCTGTGTACTGTGACCGCTATGGCACACGCAATCGACATTGCCGGTCTGGTCAAGACCTTCGGCGCAACGCGTGCCCTCGACGAGCTCGACCTCCAGGTCGACACGGGCGAGGTGCATGGCTTCCTCGGACCCAACGGCGCGGGCAAGTCGACCACGATCCGCGTCCTCCTCGGGTTGCTGCGCGCGGACTCCGGACAGGTACGCCTGCTCGACTCCGACCCGTGGCACGACGCCGCGGCACTGCACCGTCACCTCGCGTACGTCCCCGGCGACGTCAACCTGTGGCCGAACCTCTCGGGCGGCGAGGTGATCGACCTCCTCGGCCGACTGCGCGGCGGGCTCAACGAGAAGCGGCGCGCCGACCTACTCGACCGTTTCGAGCTCGATCCGACGAAGAAGGGGCGCACGTACTCGAAAGGCAACCGGCAGAAGGTGGCTCTGGTCGCGGCACTGTCATCCGATGTCGACCTGCTCATCCTGGACGAACCGACCTCGGGTCTCGACCCGCTGATGGAGTCGGTCTTCCAGGAATGCATCGACGAGGCCAAGGACGGCGGGCGGACCGTACTGCTCTCCAGCCACATCCTCGCCGAGGTCGAGGCGTTGTGTGACCGGGTCAGCATCATCCGCGCCGGACGTACCGTCGAGACCGGCACGCTCGCCGAGATGCGCCACCTGACGCGTACCTCCGTCGCCGCGGAGACGGCACGACCCCCGCACGGCATCGACGACCTGCCCGGCATCCACGACGCGGTCGTCGAGGGCACCCGCGCACACTTCGAGGTCGACACGGCACAGCTCGACACCGCGATC harbors:
- the dnaB gene encoding replicative DNA helicase gives rise to the protein MSEPPGDYDAGYGSQLDRTPPQDNNAEQSVLGAMLLSKDAIADCVETIRGGDFYRPAHEVIFDAVIDLYSRGEPADAVTISAELQRQGELGKVGGAPYLHTLVAGVPIAANASYYAGIVREKAVLRRLIGAGTKVAQMGYAGQGDVDDIVDRAQAEIYQVTEQRTSEDYAPLSAIMDAAIDEIDAIASRDGSMAGVPTGFVDLDDLTNGLHPGQMIVVAARPGAGKSTLGLDLCRAASIKNGLTSAIFSLEMSRIEITMRLLSAEARVSLHEMRTGKMNDVAWGKLARKMGEVSEAPLFIDDSPNMTMMEIRAKARRLKQRHDLKLIVIDYLQLMTSGKRVESRQVEVSEFSRQIKLLAKELEIPIVAISQLNRGPEQRTEKRPMLSDLRESGSIEQDADMVLLLHRPDMYEKEHERAGEADFIVAKHRAGPIRDVTVAFQGHYSCFVDMTQGF
- a CDS encoding GNAT family N-acetyltransferase — translated: MTRGVQLCSLHLDSTLGGPTDPPAVGTDCRSRPLGSIVVTITLRALNDGDLGDLFRWESDPAAASMAAFTRPDPTDRAAFDAHYQHVRSNPENTTRAIDEDGALVGMIASFTMAGDREVTYWVDPSRWGRGIASEALRLCILGEPRKPLYARAAEHNIGSRRVLERNGFVKIGEETSWADGPAADVVEHVYRLD
- a CDS encoding helix-turn-helix transcriptional regulator — translated: MDPIGLVTVRNQGYLLATRSGADRTYRLSRVLAAEELPELAQRPDRVNLDRAWQERSANFRTGGDQVTVEVRVDPARRDELVGTALAVCAEETHTAGWLRLELTFQDSRHAEWALWHLATNAEALAPQWLRDSLHDRAAAIAISYGASS
- a CDS encoding DUF4345 domain-containing protein, which gives rise to MTALSTLGRVTGWTCMAIGGIQLVGGVRGEPGMTGDATVDSHVRFMGPVFAGYGLAWLDAAADSEPDLGRMRVLAGLMAVGGLGRVATRATLGRPHRFHDLLLAVELAAPVVVEVLGRRERSAH
- a CDS encoding ABC transporter ATP-binding protein, yielding MAHAIDIAGLVKTFGATRALDELDLQVDTGEVHGFLGPNGAGKSTTIRVLLGLLRADSGQVRLLDSDPWHDAAALHRHLAYVPGDVNLWPNLSGGEVIDLLGRLRGGLNEKRRADLLDRFELDPTKKGRTYSKGNRQKVALVAALSSDVDLLILDEPTSGLDPLMESVFQECIDEAKDGGRTVLLSSHILAEVEALCDRVSIIRAGRTVETGTLAEMRHLTRTSVAAETARPPHGIDDLPGIHDAVVEGTRAHFEVDTAQLDTAIKRLGEFEIRSLTSQPPTLEELFMRHYGDEVEAEPEAAQ
- a CDS encoding DUF998 domain-containing protein, with protein sequence MPSIDRRRRNVLLRWCALGGLLAPITFLVGWVAGGVAQPDSYSLLDDQVSDLGALTADQAWIYNQIGANLTGLLVAALACGLWRAGSSGTAGKVGVTALAVAGVGVFFDGWFRLDCRAIDAGCSAGGTSWHATAHQIESLITVPAMFVAVFALARAFKKSEHWQNLRTPTLVAGFASVAGIIGGDDPHRDGGLGRRSRESCRAHRVVCLAGAGVVSTAEDRWRRRAR
- a CDS encoding GbsR/MarR family transcriptional regulator, translated to MADDAPPATALTDDERATLLEVVEHLAMVMTESGLPRMPARVFAYVLADDAEIYTAGELSEGLRVSPAAISGAVRYLVNVGLLAKQRLPGDRRDHYRVFDEDVFGAMIAQRAPVLGRWSDAFGRAVEVLGADRPGGRRLADGVLFFEFMQEDQQDVLARWHAYRAAHGGQRTVGDR
- a CDS encoding DUF6069 family protein; this encodes MRTRGRVLAPRYPRPRIAEPAATTLAAAVAQAVGVGFEIPHGGETIPLSGFAVVTGAFSLVGVVIATGILRWSARPAERFVWTAVALTAISFVPPVLSEADTATITALLGLHLVAATVMIPTLTRSLRTRSD
- a CDS encoding RidA family protein; amino-acid sequence: MERTAVNPWTWSVELGYNQGEIVSGHTRTLYCSGQTAMSGAGTPQHAGDLAAQLALSLDNLEAVLGEADMSLANLVRLNVFTTDVDRLFEHYGVLASRLGAAGVAPSTTMLGVTRLAVPGLEVELEGTAVG
- a CDS encoding RNA polymerase subunit sigma-70, which gives rise to MSADTRREELGVSDLGKVDESAFSGLAERHRRELHVHCYRMLGSFQDAEDTVQETFLRAWRRRETFEGRSTFRAWLYRIATNACLDLLAKRRPEPATGGEVRWLQPYPDPLLDELAADVADEPEAVAIARETVELAYLIAVQHLAPRPRAVLILRDVVGWPAKDVAEFLGDSVNSVNSALQRARAGVREHLPAERQDWTGGEEDTGTRELVRRYTDASLATDIDGLAALLRDDVRCSMPPTPGLYVGRDAVVNDWVESGFEDMLHLRAVPTAVNRQPAVAFYMWRKPEGAYLPLTIDVLRITGGAITEIVTFHDDQFPRLGLPERLPADDTE